In Chryseobacterium gleum, a single genomic region encodes these proteins:
- a CDS encoding LytR/AlgR family response regulator transcription factor: MNCIIVDDEPLARSEMRSLISEISGIDILSEFSSAPSALEFLKDNEVDLIFLDIEMPMVTGLEFAEMLPKKSLIIFTTAYSQYALKSYELEAVDYLLKPIDPQRLEKAIDKAILYTELLSKDTVKNTVESNTADFLFIKAERRFYKINFSDIKFIEGLKDYVVIHTKHQKLITAMNLKTIHQKISGETFIRVSKSYVVNMNYIDSFDNHNIYIEDSEIPLGEVYRSEFFTRFAGGLLNSD, encoded by the coding sequence ATGAATTGTATTATAGTTGATGATGAACCTTTGGCAAGATCAGAAATGAGATCACTGATCTCCGAAATTTCCGGTATAGATATTCTTAGTGAATTTTCCAGTGCGCCGTCTGCTCTTGAGTTTCTTAAAGATAACGAGGTAGATCTTATTTTTCTGGATATAGAAATGCCTATGGTAACCGGTCTTGAATTTGCTGAAATGCTTCCTAAAAAGTCACTGATCATCTTTACGACGGCCTATTCCCAATATGCCTTAAAAAGTTATGAGCTGGAAGCCGTAGATTATCTTTTGAAGCCCATTGATCCCCAAAGACTGGAAAAAGCAATTGATAAAGCCATTCTTTACACAGAACTGTTGTCCAAAGATACAGTAAAGAATACCGTAGAATCTAATACTGCAGACTTTTTGTTTATCAAAGCCGAACGCCGATTTTACAAAATTAATTTTTCAGATATTAAATTTATAGAAGGACTTAAAGATTATGTTGTTATCCATACCAAGCACCAAAAGCTTATCACGGCTATGAATCTGAAAACCATTCATCAGAAAATTTCAGGTGAAACCTTTATCAGGGTAAGTAAATCGTATGTTGTCAATATGAATTATATTGATTCATTTGATAATCATAATATCTACATTGAAGACTCAGAAATCCCGCTCGGAGAAGTATACAGGTCAGAATTCTTTACAAGATTTGCCGGAGGCCTCCTCAACTCAGACTGA
- a CDS encoding sensor histidine kinase: MKYSPWKFEETFVMDFLVEAKYGFRRHLLFLIFFFFLIYSTRFWHWYSGIYQYYVLFFVYTILIAMVYINIYVLVPRFFFKTKYITYLVLLVLMGVAGLNFIGYGFRHLFQDFRTQDIPKDNERGGIYEGILMCIPIILTTTTIKLLQKWISDNKRINELSNLTLNMELNELRNQINPHFLFNMLNNVKALIRTDPAKASVVIVKLSEFLRYQLYENSEEKTLLTSEIDFLSNFLNLEKIRRDHFSFDIQIDIDKRTVNSIFIPPNLFTTFVENAVKHSVDISGAESFVNVKLNIENKQLHFTCVNSRSPGYIVPDKKNSGLGLANITRRLELLYGDTFDLQIESGDKEYIVNLKIPV; this comes from the coding sequence ATGAAATACAGTCCGTGGAAATTTGAAGAAACATTTGTGATGGACTTTCTGGTGGAAGCGAAATATGGATTCCGCAGACATCTGCTGTTTCTCATCTTCTTTTTCTTTCTGATTTACAGCACAAGGTTCTGGCACTGGTATTCCGGGATATATCAGTACTACGTTTTATTCTTTGTGTATACCATCCTGATTGCCATGGTCTATATTAATATATATGTATTGGTTCCCAGGTTCTTCTTTAAAACCAAATATATTACCTATCTGGTTTTATTGGTTCTGATGGGCGTGGCGGGACTTAATTTCATCGGGTATGGTTTCAGACATCTCTTTCAGGATTTCAGAACACAAGATATTCCGAAAGATAATGAAAGAGGAGGCATTTATGAAGGTATTCTGATGTGCATCCCGATTATTCTTACCACCACTACCATAAAACTTCTCCAGAAATGGATCAGTGATAATAAAAGAATTAATGAGCTGAGCAATCTTACCCTGAATATGGAACTCAATGAGCTCAGAAATCAGATTAATCCCCATTTTCTGTTTAATATGCTGAATAATGTAAAAGCTCTTATCCGGACAGACCCGGCCAAAGCTTCAGTAGTAATTGTAAAACTTTCCGAGTTTCTCAGATATCAGCTCTATGAAAACAGTGAAGAAAAGACATTACTGACCTCAGAAATAGATTTTCTGTCCAATTTTTTAAATCTTGAAAAAATAAGGCGTGATCATTTTTCTTTTGATATTCAGATTGATATTGACAAAAGAACGGTCAACAGTATCTTTATTCCGCCGAACCTGTTTACCACTTTTGTAGAAAATGCTGTTAAACACAGTGTAGACATCAGTGGAGCAGAGTCTTTTGTGAATGTCAAATTAAATATTGAGAATAAGCAGCTTCATTTTACCTGTGTGAACTCAAGAAGTCCCGGTTATATTGTTCCCGATAAAAAAAACAGCGGTCTTGGACTTGCCAACATTACAAGAAGGCTTGAACTTCTTTATGGTGATACTTTTGATCTGCAGATAGAATCAGGAGATAAAGAATATATTGTAAATTTAAAAATTCCCGTGTGA
- a CDS encoding glycosyltransferase family 32 protein: protein MAVPKQIFQTFITKKLPLITRYHIWNMKRKNPEYDYYFYDDQDIENFLEEEFPPHYIETYRKLRIGAAKADFFRYAVLYKKGGVYLDVDSSIIKPFRKLIKDNDEAVISVERHENLYVQWALIFNKNHPFLKKTLELMMDNINTHRYPHDIHSTTGPTVFSNGIRQALEENPDTPFTLFDGIEFRGYLKFKYKLGKFFLYKTRSKHWKQMQKHQEIIF from the coding sequence ATGGCTGTACCCAAACAGATATTTCAGACTTTTATAACTAAAAAACTTCCTCTCATTACGCGTTATCATATCTGGAATATGAAACGAAAAAATCCTGAATATGACTATTACTTTTATGATGATCAGGATATAGAAAATTTCCTTGAAGAAGAATTCCCTCCTCATTATATTGAAACTTATCGCAAGCTGAGGATTGGTGCCGCAAAAGCTGATTTTTTCAGATATGCCGTACTATATAAGAAAGGAGGTGTATATCTGGATGTGGACAGCAGTATTATTAAGCCGTTCAGAAAATTAATTAAGGATAATGATGAAGCAGTAATCAGTGTAGAAAGACATGAAAATCTGTATGTTCAATGGGCACTTATTTTCAATAAGAATCATCCTTTTCTAAAGAAAACACTGGAGTTGATGATGGATAATATCAATACTCACCGCTATCCTCATGATATACATTCTACCACAGGACCTACTGTATTCAGCAATGGCATCAGGCAGGCTTTAGAAGAAAATCCGGATACTCCCTTTACATTATTTGACGGTATTGAGTTCCGCGGATATTTAAAGTTCAAATATAAACTGGGAAAGTTTTTCTTATACAAAACAAGATCTAAGCACTGGAAGCAGATGCAAAAGCACCAGGAAATTATTTTTTAA
- a CDS encoding DMT family transporter, translating into MGRSYIFLALAIIFEIIATSFLKKSEEFSRLWPSVVTVIGYACAFYFLSLTLRQIPVGITYAIWSGVGIVFITIIGVIAFKQVPDLPAIIGIALIVLGVIIINVFSKMGTH; encoded by the coding sequence ATGGGACGCAGTTATATTTTTCTTGCCCTGGCAATTATATTTGAGATCATTGCTACCTCTTTCCTGAAAAAATCTGAGGAATTTTCCAGACTATGGCCATCTGTTGTAACGGTGATAGGATATGCCTGTGCTTTTTATTTTCTCAGCCTCACCCTTCGTCAAATTCCTGTCGGAATTACCTATGCCATCTGGTCCGGAGTGGGAATTGTCTTTATAACTATAATCGGTGTTATTGCATTCAAACAGGTTCCGGATCTGCCAGCCATAATTGGTATTGCCCTGATCGTACTCGGAGTGATTATTATTAATGTATTTTCAAAAATGGGAACTCATTAA
- a CDS encoding AAA family ATPase, with translation MNLYNLIIQDKEQVNLNEVFLNAGNREQLVQLIKEHTYAKELQEYGLPVNHKILLEGSSGCGKTMTAKAVANALEKNIIILNLSNIVSSRIGETSQNIKMIFDKAARERSVLFLDELDQIGKARGSDDKDVGEMRRLVNTLIQLIDYYPENALLICATNHPEIIDTALLRRFQLKINYEMPSDEILDTYYDHLLAQFPEDMRSVERKYSISFAEAKDYALTAVKSALIKKLEARETIPS, from the coding sequence ATGAATCTGTACAACCTTATTATTCAGGATAAAGAACAGGTAAATCTTAACGAAGTATTCCTCAATGCCGGCAACAGAGAACAGCTTGTACAGCTTATCAAAGAGCATACTTACGCTAAAGAATTACAGGAATACGGCCTTCCGGTTAACCATAAGATTTTACTTGAAGGAAGTTCCGGATGCGGAAAAACCATGACGGCAAAGGCCGTTGCCAACGCTCTGGAAAAAAATATCATTATTTTAAACCTGAGCAATATCGTTTCGTCCCGCATTGGAGAAACGTCACAGAATATTAAAATGATTTTTGACAAGGCTGCAAGGGAAAGATCTGTACTTTTTCTTGATGAACTGGATCAGATCGGGAAAGCAAGAGGAAGTGATGATAAGGATGTAGGCGAAATGAGAAGACTCGTTAATACCCTCATTCAGTTGATAGATTATTATCCTGAAAATGCACTTCTCATCTGTGCCACCAATCATCCTGAGATTATTGACACTGCCCTTTTAAGACGTTTTCAGTTAAAAATTAATTACGAAATGCCTTCCGACGAAATTCTTGATACGTACTACGATCATTTATTAGCCCAGTTTCCTGAAGATATGAGAAGCGTTGAAAGAAAGTATTCTATTTCTTTTGCTGAAGCGAAAGACTATGCTTTGACGGCTGTCAAATCCGCTTTGATCAAAAAACTTGAAGCCAGAGAAACCATCCCATCATGA
- a CDS encoding YggS family pyridoxal phosphate-dependent enzyme, which produces MKDDILHNLAAINERIKKACEQSGRNTDDVKLLLATKTVPPDRIKIALENGYTLIAENKVQELKEKYEDLKSIPHESHFIGHLQTNKIKDILKYDVICVQSLDRLELAEKLHQRLLAENRTMDVWIQVNTSNEESKFGVNPDQAIEITRKISNYSTLKIKGLMTIGLFSAETDKVRACFKILKNLQQDIIRENIPNVEMKELSMGMSGDLETAIEEGATIVRVGTAVFGARIYPDSYYWDEGKTNN; this is translated from the coding sequence ATGAAAGACGATATTCTCCACAACCTCGCCGCTATCAATGAAAGAATAAAAAAGGCATGTGAACAATCCGGAAGGAATACTGATGATGTAAAATTATTACTCGCTACCAAAACTGTTCCGCCTGACCGTATTAAAATTGCTCTTGAAAACGGATACACTTTAATTGCAGAAAATAAAGTGCAGGAACTGAAGGAGAAATATGAAGATCTAAAGAGCATTCCTCATGAAAGTCACTTTATAGGCCATCTTCAGACCAATAAAATTAAAGATATCCTGAAATACGATGTCATCTGCGTTCAGTCTCTGGATCGTCTTGAACTGGCAGAAAAACTTCATCAAAGACTTCTGGCTGAAAACAGAACAATGGATGTTTGGATTCAGGTGAATACATCCAATGAAGAAAGCAAATTTGGAGTTAATCCTGATCAAGCTATTGAAATTACCCGAAAGATTTCCAACTACTCTACTTTAAAGATAAAGGGATTGATGACGATCGGCTTATTCAGTGCTGAGACCGATAAAGTAAGAGCATGCTTTAAAATCCTGAAAAATCTTCAGCAGGACATCATCCGTGAAAACATTCCCAACGTAGAGATGAAAGAGCTTTCTATGGGAATGAGCGGAGATCTGGAAACAGCTATTGAAGAAGGCGCCACTATTGTACGGGTGGGAACTGCCGTTTTCGGAGCAAGAATCTACCCGGACAGCTATTATTGGGATGAAGGAAAAACAAATAACTAA
- a CDS encoding REP-associated tyrosine transposase: MKEGYVIRDQDRPHFLTCTIIEWIDIFTRKTYRDSIIECLEFCIKNKGMILYGYVIMSNHLHFIVQSRDGKLSDLIRDFKKFTAKQILEKMQTEPESRKDWILERLAKATETHSRNKNFQVWQYGNHAEEIFSLKFLWDKLNYIHLNPVRAGIVSKANHYVYSSATNYSNGTGIINSIEIAENPVINVNRSSEFWKYNNYNDE; this comes from the coding sequence ATGAAAGAAGGATATGTTATCAGAGATCAGGATAGACCTCATTTCTTAACTTGCACGATTATTGAATGGATAGATATTTTTACCCGGAAAACATATCGGGATAGCATTATAGAATGCTTAGAATTCTGTATCAAAAATAAAGGAATGATTCTATATGGTTATGTCATCATGAGTAACCATTTACACTTTATTGTACAGTCAAGGGATGGAAAACTCTCAGATCTAATCAGGGATTTTAAAAAATTTACAGCGAAACAAATATTAGAAAAAATGCAGACAGAACCTGAAAGCCGAAAAGACTGGATTTTAGAACGATTGGCTAAAGCTACTGAAACTCATTCAAGAAATAAAAATTTTCAGGTTTGGCAATATGGAAATCATGCTGAAGAAATTTTCAGCTTAAAGTTTCTATGGGATAAATTAAACTATATACATCTGAACCCGGTTCGTGCAGGGATTGTATCAAAAGCAAATCACTACGTTTATTCTTCAGCAACTAATTATTCTAATGGCACAGGAATAATCAATTCAATTGAAATTGCGGAAAATCCTGTGATTAATGTAAATAGAAGTTCTGAATTTTGGAAATATAACAATTATAATGATGAATGA
- a CDS encoding REP-associated tyrosine transposase — protein MKEGYVIRDQDRPHFLTCTIIEWIDIFTRKTYRDSIIECLEFCIKNKGMILYGYVIMSNHLHFIVQSRDGKLSDLIRDFKKFTAKQILDKMQTEPESRKDWILERLAKATETHSRNKNFQVWQYGNHAEEIFSLKFLWDKLNYIHLNPVRAGIVSKANHYVYSSATNYSNGTGIINSIEIAENPVINVNRSSEFWKYNNYNDE, from the coding sequence ATGAAAGAAGGATATGTTATCAGAGATCAGGATAGACCTCATTTCTTAACTTGCACGATTATTGAATGGATAGATATTTTTACCCGGAAAACATATCGGGATAGCATTATAGAATGCTTAGAATTCTGTATCAAAAATAAAGGAATGATTCTATATGGTTATGTCATCATGAGTAACCATTTACATTTTATTGTACAGTCAAGGGATGGAAAACTCTCAGATCTAATCAGGGATTTTAAAAAATTTACAGCGAAACAAATATTAGACAAAATGCAGACAGAACCTGAAAGCCGAAAAGACTGGATTTTAGAACGATTGGCTAAAGCTACTGAAACTCATTCAAGAAATAAAAATTTTCAGGTTTGGCAATATGGAAATCATGCTGAAGAAATTTTCAGCTTAAAGTTTCTATGGGATAAATTAAACTATATACATCTGAACCCGGTTCGTGCAGGGATTGTATCAAAAGCAAATCACTACGTTTATTCTTCAGCAACTAATTATTCTAATGGCACAGGAATAATCAATTCAATTGAAATTGCGGAAAATCCTGTGATTAATGTAAATAGAAGTTCTGAATTTTGGAAATATAACAATTATAATGATGAATGA
- the gcvP gene encoding aminomethyl-transferring glycine dehydrogenase, whose product MNTEQFVSRHISLNEADKQAMLEKLGVSSIEELISQTIPSSIRLEKDLEISEPLSEYQMLNHSKELASKNTDYTSYIGFGYHNTLLPSAIQRNIFENPSWYTAYTPYQAEIAQGRLEALLNFQTVVCDLTGFALANASLLDESTAAAEAMHMFFNNRSKDQKKAGANKFFVSDLVLPQTVSVLKTKAEGLEIEIVIGDHKTHQFDDSYYGVLLQYPGKNGIVLDYTEDIVEYKKLDLQVAVACDPLALVKLKSPAEMGADCAVGTTQRFGIPLGYGGPHAAFFACREDYKRDIPGRIIGVSQDMYGKRALRMALQTREQHIKREKATSNICTAQVLLAVMAGMYAVYHGPKGLNYIADQIHFKANALKGGLKALGYQVVEEPIFDTVKITMPEEEKAKLVRLMLDHRLNLNYFTEGVVSIAINESTTLEKLNYLMASFAQFKDKQTFKLEIKEGYSIPEENLRKDEILTEEVFNKYHTETELMRYIKRLERKDLSLTHSMISLGSCTMKLNAATQMLPLSWENWGAVHPFVPVNQAEGYQEMIRELEKDLAEITGFAGTSLQPNSGAQGEYAGLMVIRQYHISRGDHHRNVVLIPQSAHGTNPASAAMAGMKIVVVKNLENGEIDFEDLKAKTELHSANLSAVMITYPSTYGFFDANIKEITNLIHEHGGQVYMDGANMNAQVGFTSPGNIGADVCHLNLHKTFAIPHGGGGPGVGPICVAKHLVPFLPSNANIRIGSKEAIDGISAAPYGSGLILNISYAYIKMLGTEGLKKATGHAILNANYLKEVLAEHFPILYSNENGRVAHECIVDFRQFKSLGIEVADVAKRLMDYGFHAPTVSFPVAGTLMIEPTESESKAEIDRFAEALISIKKEIDEIANGEADATNNVLKNAPHTEQLVISDSWDKPYSREKAAYPLEWVRDHKFFASVSRVDEAYGDRNLVCTCEPIEAYM is encoded by the coding sequence ATGAATACAGAACAGTTTGTGAGCCGTCACATTTCCCTTAATGAAGCCGATAAACAGGCGATGTTGGAAAAACTTGGCGTTTCAAGTATCGAAGAGTTAATTTCTCAGACAATCCCTTCTTCAATCCGATTAGAGAAAGATCTTGAGATCTCGGAACCACTTTCTGAATACCAAATGTTGAACCATTCAAAAGAATTGGCATCTAAAAATACAGATTATACAAGTTATATCGGATTTGGATACCACAATACACTTTTGCCTTCAGCAATCCAGAGAAATATTTTTGAAAACCCTAGCTGGTATACGGCTTATACTCCGTATCAGGCAGAAATTGCACAGGGAAGACTGGAAGCTCTTCTTAATTTCCAGACTGTAGTATGTGACCTTACAGGTTTTGCACTGGCAAACGCATCTTTATTGGATGAATCTACTGCTGCTGCTGAAGCGATGCACATGTTCTTCAATAACAGGTCTAAAGACCAGAAAAAAGCGGGGGCTAACAAGTTCTTTGTTTCTGATCTTGTTCTACCTCAGACTGTTTCTGTATTAAAAACAAAAGCTGAAGGATTAGAAATTGAAATCGTAATTGGAGATCATAAAACACATCAGTTTGATGATTCTTACTATGGTGTTTTATTACAATATCCTGGTAAAAACGGAATCGTTTTAGATTATACTGAAGATATCGTAGAATATAAAAAACTTGACCTTCAGGTAGCAGTAGCTTGTGATCCTCTTGCTTTGGTTAAGTTAAAGTCTCCTGCCGAAATGGGAGCTGACTGTGCGGTAGGAACTACACAGAGATTTGGTATTCCATTAGGATACGGAGGTCCTCACGCAGCGTTCTTTGCTTGTAGAGAAGATTATAAAAGAGATATCCCGGGAAGAATCATTGGAGTTTCTCAGGACATGTATGGAAAACGTGCATTAAGAATGGCGTTACAGACAAGAGAACAACACATCAAAAGAGAGAAAGCGACTTCAAACATCTGTACAGCTCAGGTTCTTTTGGCGGTAATGGCAGGAATGTATGCTGTTTATCACGGTCCGAAAGGGTTAAACTATATCGCTGATCAGATCCACTTTAAAGCAAATGCTTTGAAAGGAGGTCTTAAAGCATTAGGATATCAGGTAGTAGAAGAGCCAATCTTCGATACGGTGAAAATCACGATGCCTGAAGAAGAGAAAGCTAAATTAGTAAGACTGATGCTGGATCACAGACTTAACCTTAACTATTTCACAGAAGGTGTTGTAAGTATTGCGATTAATGAAAGTACAACATTAGAGAAATTAAACTATCTGATGGCCTCTTTTGCTCAGTTTAAAGACAAGCAGACTTTCAAATTAGAAATCAAAGAAGGATACAGCATTCCTGAAGAAAACTTAAGAAAAGACGAGATTCTTACAGAAGAAGTATTCAATAAATACCATACGGAAACAGAATTGATGCGTTACATCAAGCGTCTTGAGAGAAAAGATTTATCATTAACACATTCAATGATTTCTTTAGGATCTTGTACCATGAAACTGAACGCAGCCACTCAGATGTTACCGCTTTCATGGGAAAACTGGGGAGCAGTTCACCCATTCGTACCTGTAAACCAGGCTGAAGGATACCAGGAAATGATCCGTGAGTTAGAGAAAGACCTGGCAGAAATTACAGGTTTTGCAGGAACTTCTCTTCAGCCAAACTCCGGAGCTCAGGGAGAATATGCAGGATTAATGGTGATCAGACAATATCATATCTCAAGAGGTGATCACCACAGAAATGTAGTGTTGATTCCTCAGTCTGCACACGGTACCAACCCGGCTTCTGCTGCTATGGCAGGAATGAAAATCGTAGTTGTGAAAAACCTTGAAAACGGGGAAATCGACTTCGAAGATCTTAAAGCTAAAACAGAACTTCATTCAGCCAACTTATCAGCTGTAATGATTACTTATCCTTCAACTTACGGTTTCTTTGATGCCAACATTAAAGAAATTACCAACCTTATCCACGAGCACGGAGGACAGGTATATATGGATGGTGCGAACATGAATGCTCAGGTAGGATTTACAAGTCCTGGAAACATCGGAGCGGACGTTTGCCACCTTAACCTTCACAAGACTTTTGCAATTCCTCACGGAGGTGGAGGTCCTGGAGTAGGTCCTATCTGTGTTGCTAAACACTTAGTACCTTTCCTTCCTTCCAACGCGAATATCAGAATCGGTTCCAAAGAAGCAATCGACGGTATTTCTGCAGCACCTTACGGTTCAGGATTGATCCTTAACATTTCTTATGCTTACATCAAAATGTTAGGAACTGAAGGTCTTAAAAAGGCTACAGGACATGCTATCCTTAACGCTAACTATCTGAAAGAAGTGTTAGCAGAGCATTTCCCGATTTTATATTCAAACGAAAACGGAAGAGTAGCTCACGAATGTATCGTAGATTTCCGTCAGTTCAAGTCTTTAGGAATTGAAGTGGCAGATGTGGCGAAGAGATTAATGGATTATGGTTTCCATGCTCCTACTGTTTCTTTCCCGGTTGCTGGTACATTAATGATTGAGCCTACAGAATCTGAAAGTAAGGCTGAAATCGATCGTTTTGCAGAAGCATTGATCTCCATCAAAAAAGAAATTGATGAAATTGCTAATGGAGAAGCAGATGCAACAAACAACGTATTGAAAAATGCTCCTCACACAGAACAACTGGTGATCTCAGATTCATGGGATAAACCATACAGCAGAGAAAAGGCAGCTTATCCGTTAGAGTGGGTAAGAGACCACAAATTCTTCGCTTCTGTATCAAGAGTAGATGAAGCTTACGGAGACAGAAACTTAGTTTGTACTTGTGAGCCAATTGAAGCTTATATGTAA
- a CDS encoding DcaP family trimeric outer membrane transporter, giving the protein MMKKRLSRHFMPAFTTMTLILFQTKAHAQITLADTEPDSSGRKWSAYLKGFVHADAMLDFQKFGAKDGIVAPSIIIPQQNSMSSYFSVRQSQIGLGLKQTDKNGDSPVNAYIEIDFYGPNGTTTPRLRHGYLQWKKWLIGQTWSNFTDIRIFPNIFDFNGANGAMFLRSIQLRYTEKLSDKESLSFSLEDPGKVSMTVPKNHPEWKKKSLIPVVTGMYRYGNARDYAKIGATLSPVNYENQENEYTKIGFGGMISFRKHITNLDDFRFQASYGKGMARNNIVLSGEGYDAVFDPQKNTAEMLSLFNILGIYGHWWSSKWSSTVYYSYSQVGSSSAIETSLMKRFQNAAINLIYHPYRNLRMGMEGNYASAENFEGMRSDAFRLQFSTSFSFK; this is encoded by the coding sequence ATGATGAAAAAAAGATTGAGCAGGCATTTTATGCCGGCGTTCACTACTATGACTTTAATATTATTTCAGACTAAAGCCCATGCACAAATAACTCTTGCCGATACAGAACCAGATTCTTCAGGCAGGAAATGGTCTGCTTATTTAAAAGGATTTGTACATGCAGACGCTATGCTTGATTTTCAGAAATTTGGAGCTAAGGACGGAATTGTAGCTCCTTCTATTATAATTCCACAACAAAATTCAATGTCAAGTTACTTCAGTGTAAGACAATCACAGATAGGGCTAGGGCTAAAACAGACAGATAAAAACGGAGATTCTCCGGTTAATGCTTATATAGAAATAGACTTTTACGGACCTAACGGGACTACTACGCCAAGATTAAGGCATGGTTATCTTCAATGGAAAAAATGGCTGATTGGGCAAACCTGGAGTAATTTCACAGATATCAGGATTTTCCCCAATATTTTTGATTTTAACGGAGCCAACGGAGCGATGTTTCTGCGATCTATACAGCTACGTTATACTGAAAAACTTTCTGATAAAGAGTCCCTATCCTTCTCATTGGAAGATCCTGGTAAAGTAAGTATGACTGTACCGAAGAACCATCCGGAATGGAAAAAGAAAAGCCTGATTCCAGTTGTAACGGGTATGTATCGCTATGGAAATGCCAGAGATTATGCTAAAATTGGAGCTACGCTCTCTCCTGTTAATTATGAAAATCAGGAAAATGAGTATACTAAGATAGGATTTGGAGGTATGATTTCATTCAGAAAGCATATAACAAATCTTGATGATTTCAGATTTCAGGCCTCATACGGAAAAGGAATGGCAAGAAATAATATTGTTTTAAGCGGAGAAGGCTATGATGCCGTCTTTGATCCTCAAAAAAATACAGCAGAAATGCTAAGTCTGTTCAATATTTTAGGAATTTACGGACATTGGTGGTCTTCTAAATGGAGCTCGACAGTTTATTACAGTTATTCACAGGTTGGTTCCAGCTCCGCAATTGAGACTAGTCTTATGAAACGTTTTCAGAATGCAGCAATCAATCTTATTTATCATCCCTATAGAAACCTGAGAATGGGTATGGAAGGCAATTACGCAAGTGCAGAAAATTTTGAAGGAATGAGAAGTGATGCTTTCAGGCTTCAGTTTTCGACTTCATTTTCATTTAAATAA
- a CDS encoding J domain-containing protein, whose amino-acid sequence MKDYYYFLGISQDASEEDVKKAYRKLSLKYHPDKNDNDDFFADRFREIQEAYETLSDPTRRRTYDQNLESHQRSFRYNIPPAIKTFTANKIHAKKGEEIIINWQTNNADVVKVLPFGLEKPYGERIFKITEFKDGKFQLLLHATNSLLHKTVVQGITITEVFENDAEKFKNSVEEMFKPQPVTRINKSGQPKIMMLIWGIIILAIAIYILIKNFD is encoded by the coding sequence ATGAAAGATTACTATTATTTTCTCGGTATATCACAGGATGCTTCAGAAGAAGACGTCAAAAAAGCTTATCGGAAATTATCTTTAAAATACCATCCGGATAAAAATGATAACGATGACTTTTTTGCTGACCGTTTCCGTGAGATTCAGGAGGCTTATGAGACTTTGAGTGATCCGACGAGAAGACGTACATATGACCAGAATCTGGAAAGCCATCAGCGAAGTTTCAGGTATAATATTCCTCCTGCGATCAAAACGTTTACAGCGAATAAAATTCATGCAAAAAAAGGAGAGGAGATTATCATCAACTGGCAGACGAATAATGCCGATGTGGTGAAGGTATTGCCTTTCGGGTTAGAAAAGCCTTATGGAGAGAGGATCTTTAAGATCACAGAATTTAAAGACGGAAAATTCCAGCTTTTGCTTCATGCAACAAATTCTCTTTTGCACAAAACGGTTGTTCAGGGAATCACCATCACGGAAGTTTTTGAGAATGATGCTGAAAAGTTCAAAAATTCGGTGGAAGAAATGTTTAAGCCACAACCTGTAACCAGAATTAACAAATCCGGCCAGCCTAAAATTATGATGCTGATCTGGGGAATTATTATCCTTGCGATTGCAATCTATATATTGATAAAAAACTTTGACTAG